A genomic stretch from Alosa sapidissima isolate fAloSap1 chromosome 3, fAloSap1.pri, whole genome shotgun sequence includes:
- the LOC121705554 gene encoding gap junction delta-3 protein-like has product MADLGFLGGLIEAMQTHSPLLGRLWLQIMLVFRIVILGTVATDLFEDEQEQFECNTAQPGCKQVCYDQAFPISQYRFWVFHIVLISTPAMLFLMYAIHRRTKTKAQQQGASSGDVRGSRLSLGKRGVNPQEDLKELRLYTLNVGFRFLAEVAFLVGQWALYGFGVAAQYPCSRFPCPYTVDCFTSRPMEKTVFLVFYFAVGLLSALFSLAELVHLYFKWMRLRRTLGRRDAGQEMEDARGDQGRPMRRPAQGSRGGTRGQLFSGRGRSGGSNSSRGSGGRSSSSAGRKSSSQRIDTLMV; this is encoded by the exons ATGGCGGACTTGGGCTTCCTGGGTGGCCTGATCGAGGCCATGCAGACACACTCTCCTCTGCTGGGACGCCTGTGGCTGCAGATCATGCTGGTGTTCCGCATCGTCATACTGGGCACCGTAGCGACTGACCTGTTCGAGGACGAGCAGGAGCAGTTTGAGTGTAACACGGCCCAGCCGGGCTGCAAGCAGGTGTGCTACGACCAGGCCTTCCCCATCTCGCAGTACCGCTTCTGGGTGTTCCACATCGTGCTCATCTCCACTCCCGCCATGCTCTTCCTCATGTACGCAATACACAGACGCACAAAGACCAAGGCCCAGCAACAAG GTGCCAGCAGCGGTGATGTCCGAGGCAGCAGGTTGTCGCTGGGGAAACGCGGCGTGAATCCCCAGGAGGACCTCAAAGAGCTGCGTCTATACACGCTGAACGTGGGCTTCCGCTTCCTGGCGGAGGTGGCCTTCCTGGTGGGCCAGTGGGCGCTGTACGGGTTCGGCGTGGCGGCGCAGTACCCCTGCAGCCGCTTCCCCTGCCCCTACACGGTGGACTGCTTCACCTCGCGGCCCATGGAGAAGACCGTCTTCCTGGTCTTCTACTTCGCCGTGGGGCTGCTGTCCGCCCTCTTCAGCCTGGCCGAGCTCGTCCACCTCTACTTCAAGTGGATGCGCCTGAGGAGGACGCTGGGACGGAGGGACGCTGGCCAGGAGATGGAGGACGCAAGGGGGGACCAGGGGAGGCCGATGCGGAGACCCGCTCAGGGGAGTAGGGGTGGGACGAGGGGGCAGTTGTTCTCGGGGAGGGGCAGGAGTGggggcagcaacagcagcaggggCAGTGggggcaggagcagcagcagcgctgGGAGGAAGAGTAGCAGCCAGAGGATAGACACACTCATGgtgtga